The Oncorhynchus tshawytscha isolate Ot180627B linkage group LG18, Otsh_v2.0, whole genome shotgun sequence genome has a window encoding:
- the dse gene encoding dermatan-sulfate epimerase isoform X1 gives MRTYTRGAPTVFFISLLWPLVAPVVGVAEETIDPSGGIPFMGGNYDGHPMLYFGQGEVEELQSAAAGTHREMAARIREAGEAMLEHPEEYLPPWSPAEFSARWNEVYGNNLGVLSMFCLLYPHRAGALDLAKDYMERMAAQPSWLVKDAPWDEVPLAHSLVGFATAYDFLYEYLSKVQQERFLQVIGNATRYMYEKSYIRGWGFQYLHNHQPTNCVALLTGSLVYMTQGYLQEAYLWTKQVLAIMEKSMVLLQDVTDGSLYEGVAYGTYTTRSLFQYMFLVQRHFSISHFDHPWLHKHFAFMYRTILPGFQRTVAIADSNYNWFYGPESQLVFLDRYVMKNGSGNWLAERIHQNRVLEGPGQAGKGQRWCTLHTEFIWYDPSLTPRAPSDFGTSQLHYFEDWGVVTYGSSLPADTNHTFLSFKSGKLGGRAIFDIVHRNKYKDWIKGWRNFNAGHEHPDQNSFTFAPNGVPFITEALYGPKYTFLNNAVLFSPATSGSCFKPWDGQVTEACDSKWLKYKVGLPADAQGRVEAALERQGMVFIRGEGQSAYNPDLKIRSFQRNLLLLHPQLLVLVDHIHLETDSPTRAMSAFFHNTDLPFKDTKIDGVHGAFVRHGEDPYQMFWMDDTGFSEKGVLGYWNYPRGYPYNGSNYVNVTMPLRYPHTRVAYIFFGPGVDVQSFSLRGDANRVDIYLATNEHTYTIYLLTGEVATKPLFAMVLVDQKKIVFEKAAGVKNSTPEEVEEYVNVVEDNLQHAKPVFQQLERHILGRVLNTASFRKTAERLLQFSDKKKTEAIEKMFALTKKQGKGKGANKALGNLGDKFSESLPDIFGQIEVKEKKERSKTTKRIIEESPEEDGDSRAFMDYGDSKKGRKGGFVKGRKFKEVHVLATANSDSLSNSSSYIRLFLILNIATFFLLLSVLLTRFQRGRSLHTQRCFYGILLIDSFILLCLYSSCSHAQC, from the exons ATGAGGACCTACACCCGAGGGGCCCCCACAGTGTTCTTCATAAGTCTACTGTGGCCCCTGGTGGCCCCGGTGGTGGGGGTGGCGGAGGAGACGATAGACCCCAGTGGAGGGATACCCTTCATGGGAGGGAACTACGATGGACACCCCATGCTGTACTTCGGCCAGGGCGAGGTGGAGGAGCTGCAGTCGGCGGCGGCTGGGACACACCGGGAGATGGCCGCGAGGATCCGCGAGGCGGGGGAGGCCATGCTGGAGCACCCTGAGGAGTACCTGCCCCCCTGGAGCCCGGCCGAGTTCAGCGCCCGCTGGAACGAGGTGTATGGAAACAACCTGGGAGTGTTGTCTATGTTCTGTCTGCTCTACCCACACAGGGCCGGGGCcctcgacctggccaaggattacatggagaggatggCAGCTCAGCCTAGTTG GTTGGTAAAGGATGCTCCCTGGGATGAGGTTCCTCTAGCCCACTCTCTGGTTGGCTTTGCCACAGCGTATGATTTCCTGTATGAGTACCTGagcaaggtgcagcaggagcgcTTCCTGCAGGTGATCGGCAACGCTACGCGCTACATGTATGAGAAGTCCTACATCCGTGGCTGGGGCTTCCAGTACCTGCACAACCACCAGCCCACCAACTGTGTGGCTCTCCTCACCGGCAGCCTGGTTTACATGACCCAGG GTTACCTGCAGGAGGCCTACCTGTGGACCAAGCAGGTCCTGGCCATCATGGAGAAGTCTATGGTGCTGCTGCAGGACGTGACGGATGGCTCGCTGTATGAGGGCGTGGCCTACGGGACGTACACCACCCGCTCTCTTTTCCAGTACATGTTCCTGGTGCAGAGACACTTCTCCATCAGCCACTTCGACCACCCCTGGCTCCACAAACACTTCGCCTTCATGTACAGGACCATCCTGCCAG GGTTCCAGAGGACTGTAGCCATAGCAGATTCCAACTACAACTGGTTCTACGGGCCCGAGAGCCAGCTGGTGTTCCTGGATCGCTATGTGATGAAGAACGGCAGTGGAAACTGGCTGGCTGAGCGGATCCATCAGAACCGGGTGTTGGAGGGGCCAGGACAGGCCGGGAAAGGACAGAGATGGTGCACACTGCACACAGAGTTCATCTG GTATGATCCCAGCCTGACTCCCAGGGCTCCATCAGACTTTGGTACATCCCAACTCCACTACTTTGAGGACTGGGGGGTCGTCACTTATGGAAGTTCTCTACCCGCAGACACCAACCACACCTTCCTCTCCTTTAAGTCGGGGAAGCTGGGTGGACGGGCCATATTTGACATCGTTCACAGGAACAAGTACAAAGACTGGATCAAAGGGTGGCGGAACTTTAACGCTGGCCACGAGCACCCTGACCAGAACAGCTTCACGTTCGCCCCTAACGGTGTTCCTTTTATCACGGAGGCTCTGTACGGGCCCAAGTACACCTTCCTCAACAACGCAGTGCTGTTCTCCCCGGCTACCTCGGGAAGCTGCTTCAAGCCATGGGACGGCCAGGTCACAGAGGCCTGCGACTCCAAGTGGCTGAAGTACAAGGTGGGGCTGCCGGCGGACGCCCAGGGCAGGGTGGAGGCGGCTCTGGAAAGGCAGGGCATGGTGTTCATCCGTGGGGAGGGCCAGTCGGCCTACAACCCTGACCTGAAGATCAGGAGCTTCCAGAGGAACCTGCTGCTCCTGCACCCCCAGTTGCTGGTCCTGGTTGATCATATCCATCTGGAGACAGACAGCCCAACCAGGGCCATGAGTGCCTTCTTCCACAACACGGACCTGCCCTTTAAGGACACCAAAATAGACGGTGTGCACGGAGCCTTTGTCAGACATGGGGAAGACCCATATCAAATGTTTTGGATGGATGACACAGGCTTCAGTGAGAAAGGGGTCTTGGGGTACTGGAACTATCCCCGTGGTTACCCCTATAACGGCTCTAACTATGTGAATGTGACAATGCCTCTGAGGTATCCCCATACCAGGGTGGCCTACATCTTCTTTGGGCCAGGGGTGGACGTGCAGAGCTTTAGTCTGCGTGGCGATGCTAACAGGGTGGACATTTACCTGGCCACCAACGAGCACACCTACACTATCTACCTGCTGACCGGGGAGGTGGCCACCAAGCCTCTGTTCGCCATGGTGCTGGTGGACCAGAAGAAAATAGTATTTGAGAAAGCAGCAGGAGTGAAGAACAGCACGccggaggaggtagaggagtatGTCAACGTAGTAGAGGACAACCTCCAGCACGCCAAGCCTGTTTTCCAGCAGCTGGAGAGACACATCTTGGGCCGGGTGCTCAACACGGCCAGCTTCCGCAAGACGGCCGAGCGCCTCCTCCAGTTCTCCGACAAGAAGAAGACGGAGGCCATTGAGAAAATGTTTGCTCTGACTAAGAAACAGGGCAAGGGCAAGGGGGCCAATAAAGCCTTGGGGAACCTTGGGGACAAGTTCTCAGAGAGCCTGCCGGACATCTTTGGACAGATCGAGgtaaaggagaagaaggagagatcgAAGACAACAAAGAGGATTATTGAGGAGAGCCCCGAGGAAGACGGCGACTCCCGGGCCTTTATGGATTATGGAGACTCCAAAAAAGGCCGGAAGGGAGGCTTCGTGAAGGGTCGCAAGTTCAAGGAGGTCCACGTGTTGGCGACGGCCAACAGTGACAGTCTGTCGAACTCATCCTCTTATATCAGACTATTCCTCATCTTAAACATAGCCACCTTCTTCCTGCTACTGTCTGTGTTATTGACACGCTTCCAGAGAGGCAGAAGTCTGCACACCCAGAGGTGTTTCTATGGCATCCTGCTCATCGACAGCTTCATCTTACTCTGCCTCTACTCCTCCTGCTCTCACGCACAGTGTTGA
- the dse gene encoding dermatan-sulfate epimerase isoform X2 — translation MYEKSYIRGWGFQYLHNHQPTNCVALLTGSLVYMTQGYLQEAYLWTKQVLAIMEKSMVLLQDVTDGSLYEGVAYGTYTTRSLFQYMFLVQRHFSISHFDHPWLHKHFAFMYRTILPGFQRTVAIADSNYNWFYGPESQLVFLDRYVMKNGSGNWLAERIHQNRVLEGPGQAGKGQRWCTLHTEFIWYDPSLTPRAPSDFGTSQLHYFEDWGVVTYGSSLPADTNHTFLSFKSGKLGGRAIFDIVHRNKYKDWIKGWRNFNAGHEHPDQNSFTFAPNGVPFITEALYGPKYTFLNNAVLFSPATSGSCFKPWDGQVTEACDSKWLKYKVGLPADAQGRVEAALERQGMVFIRGEGQSAYNPDLKIRSFQRNLLLLHPQLLVLVDHIHLETDSPTRAMSAFFHNTDLPFKDTKIDGVHGAFVRHGEDPYQMFWMDDTGFSEKGVLGYWNYPRGYPYNGSNYVNVTMPLRYPHTRVAYIFFGPGVDVQSFSLRGDANRVDIYLATNEHTYTIYLLTGEVATKPLFAMVLVDQKKIVFEKAAGVKNSTPEEVEEYVNVVEDNLQHAKPVFQQLERHILGRVLNTASFRKTAERLLQFSDKKKTEAIEKMFALTKKQGKGKGANKALGNLGDKFSESLPDIFGQIEVKEKKERSKTTKRIIEESPEEDGDSRAFMDYGDSKKGRKGGFVKGRKFKEVHVLATANSDSLSNSSSYIRLFLILNIATFFLLLSVLLTRFQRGRSLHTQRCFYGILLIDSFILLCLYSSCSHAQC, via the exons ATGTATGAGAAGTCCTACATCCGTGGCTGGGGCTTCCAGTACCTGCACAACCACCAGCCCACCAACTGTGTGGCTCTCCTCACCGGCAGCCTGGTTTACATGACCCAGG GTTACCTGCAGGAGGCCTACCTGTGGACCAAGCAGGTCCTGGCCATCATGGAGAAGTCTATGGTGCTGCTGCAGGACGTGACGGATGGCTCGCTGTATGAGGGCGTGGCCTACGGGACGTACACCACCCGCTCTCTTTTCCAGTACATGTTCCTGGTGCAGAGACACTTCTCCATCAGCCACTTCGACCACCCCTGGCTCCACAAACACTTCGCCTTCATGTACAGGACCATCCTGCCAG GGTTCCAGAGGACTGTAGCCATAGCAGATTCCAACTACAACTGGTTCTACGGGCCCGAGAGCCAGCTGGTGTTCCTGGATCGCTATGTGATGAAGAACGGCAGTGGAAACTGGCTGGCTGAGCGGATCCATCAGAACCGGGTGTTGGAGGGGCCAGGACAGGCCGGGAAAGGACAGAGATGGTGCACACTGCACACAGAGTTCATCTG GTATGATCCCAGCCTGACTCCCAGGGCTCCATCAGACTTTGGTACATCCCAACTCCACTACTTTGAGGACTGGGGGGTCGTCACTTATGGAAGTTCTCTACCCGCAGACACCAACCACACCTTCCTCTCCTTTAAGTCGGGGAAGCTGGGTGGACGGGCCATATTTGACATCGTTCACAGGAACAAGTACAAAGACTGGATCAAAGGGTGGCGGAACTTTAACGCTGGCCACGAGCACCCTGACCAGAACAGCTTCACGTTCGCCCCTAACGGTGTTCCTTTTATCACGGAGGCTCTGTACGGGCCCAAGTACACCTTCCTCAACAACGCAGTGCTGTTCTCCCCGGCTACCTCGGGAAGCTGCTTCAAGCCATGGGACGGCCAGGTCACAGAGGCCTGCGACTCCAAGTGGCTGAAGTACAAGGTGGGGCTGCCGGCGGACGCCCAGGGCAGGGTGGAGGCGGCTCTGGAAAGGCAGGGCATGGTGTTCATCCGTGGGGAGGGCCAGTCGGCCTACAACCCTGACCTGAAGATCAGGAGCTTCCAGAGGAACCTGCTGCTCCTGCACCCCCAGTTGCTGGTCCTGGTTGATCATATCCATCTGGAGACAGACAGCCCAACCAGGGCCATGAGTGCCTTCTTCCACAACACGGACCTGCCCTTTAAGGACACCAAAATAGACGGTGTGCACGGAGCCTTTGTCAGACATGGGGAAGACCCATATCAAATGTTTTGGATGGATGACACAGGCTTCAGTGAGAAAGGGGTCTTGGGGTACTGGAACTATCCCCGTGGTTACCCCTATAACGGCTCTAACTATGTGAATGTGACAATGCCTCTGAGGTATCCCCATACCAGGGTGGCCTACATCTTCTTTGGGCCAGGGGTGGACGTGCAGAGCTTTAGTCTGCGTGGCGATGCTAACAGGGTGGACATTTACCTGGCCACCAACGAGCACACCTACACTATCTACCTGCTGACCGGGGAGGTGGCCACCAAGCCTCTGTTCGCCATGGTGCTGGTGGACCAGAAGAAAATAGTATTTGAGAAAGCAGCAGGAGTGAAGAACAGCACGccggaggaggtagaggagtatGTCAACGTAGTAGAGGACAACCTCCAGCACGCCAAGCCTGTTTTCCAGCAGCTGGAGAGACACATCTTGGGCCGGGTGCTCAACACGGCCAGCTTCCGCAAGACGGCCGAGCGCCTCCTCCAGTTCTCCGACAAGAAGAAGACGGAGGCCATTGAGAAAATGTTTGCTCTGACTAAGAAACAGGGCAAGGGCAAGGGGGCCAATAAAGCCTTGGGGAACCTTGGGGACAAGTTCTCAGAGAGCCTGCCGGACATCTTTGGACAGATCGAGgtaaaggagaagaaggagagatcgAAGACAACAAAGAGGATTATTGAGGAGAGCCCCGAGGAAGACGGCGACTCCCGGGCCTTTATGGATTATGGAGACTCCAAAAAAGGCCGGAAGGGAGGCTTCGTGAAGGGTCGCAAGTTCAAGGAGGTCCACGTGTTGGCGACGGCCAACAGTGACAGTCTGTCGAACTCATCCTCTTATATCAGACTATTCCTCATCTTAAACATAGCCACCTTCTTCCTGCTACTGTCTGTGTTATTGACACGCTTCCAGAGAGGCAGAAGTCTGCACACCCAGAGGTGTTTCTATGGCATCCTGCTCATCGACAGCTTCATCTTACTCTGCCTCTACTCCTCCTGCTCTCACGCACAGTGTTGA